The Bacillota bacterium nucleotide sequence TCCCTTCCGAAGCCGAGCTCGCCACCGCTCACGGGATCAGCCGGATGACAGTCCGGAAGGCCCTCGACAGGCTCGAGATGGACGGGGTAATAGTCCGCCGGGCGGGGAAGGGGACGTTCGTGGCGGAGCCCAAGATAGTCCACGGGGCTTCCACAATATTCAGTTTTAGCGCCAACCTGTCCGCGGCCGGCTACGAGACCAGGGCGCAAATGGTAGAACGCCGGGTCGTTGAGCCCGAGGCCGGCATCCGCTCGAGGTTAGGTCTGAACTCCGAGTCCAACGTGATCGAGATCGGCCGCGTGAGGTTCATCGGGGACGATCCCGTCGCACTGAACTGGGATTATCTGCCGTACCCCCGGTATGCCGCGATCATGAACATGGACGTTACCCGCGACTCGATCCTCAAGATAATTGCCGACCTTGCGGGGTCATCGAGACTGAAGTCCAGCGATGAGCTATCGATCTCCCTTGCGAGGCCCATAGAGGCCGAACTGCTCAGGATCAGGGAAGGGAGTCCTGTGTTCGTGGTGCAGGGGATAACCTACGACGACACGGATAGACCCGTGAAGTACAGCAAGGCTATATACAGGGGCGACAGGTTCCTCTTCGTGCCCGCGCGGAACCCGGGCTGATCGGGTTGGTACGGGACGCCGCGATGACGGCCGCCACGACCGGGCCCCGCCATCGGTCTCGACGCGCGGACTTTCAGCCAGACCTCCGGCATTCTTCCCTGTAACACTTCTCCGTACCAGGCTACCCAAACACACATCAGTCCAGCGACCGCGTTCAGGTCCGCCGGCCGGACTCTCTTTTCGCACCGCTGGTCTGGAAAGAAGGAATTTCGAGGGCGAGGCGAGAATAACACAGTCATATACTAGTATGCACATGTATACATAAATGTTCAGGCCGTGCGGCCCCCAGGTTTGAGCCACCGGCACCGGGCCGTACGGTGGGTAGGTGTCCTGGTTGACCAACTGGTTCCCGGGTGTTCTGGTATTCGCCGTACTGTGGGCCGTGCAGTACGCGCTCACCCTCATTCAGGCGCGGCACTACCTCGCGGTTGTCCGCGAACTCCGCGGCATGGGAGCGACCGGCTGCGCGCTGGTCAAGGGGAGGTTCAGCCCCGGGGCGGTCGCGGTGGT carries:
- a CDS encoding GntR family transcriptional regulator, with protein sequence MVIKPMDKVPIYLQLEEHIRELIDSKRLRPGDRVPSEAELATAHGISRMTVRKALDRLEMDGVIVRRAGKGTFVAEPKIVHGASTIFSFSANLSAAGYETRAQMVERRVVEPEAGIRSRLGLNSESNVIEIGRVRFIGDDPVALNWDYLPYPRYAAIMNMDVTRDSILKIIADLAGSSRLKSSDELSISLARPIEAELLRIREGSPVFVVQGITYDDTDRPVKYSKAIYRGDRFLFVPARNPG